The following proteins are co-located in the Rippkaea orientalis PCC 8801 genome:
- a CDS encoding hemolysin family protein has protein sequence MSAIATEIIFILLLIIANGIFSGSEMAIVSSRKVRLEQLASRGNRQARTVLNLINAPNNFLSTVQIGITLIGILSGAIAGATLAERLTAIFQRIPLLKAYSQGISVGIVVGVITFLSLVMGELVPKRIALNAPEKIACAVAQPMKLLSRFAAPIVNLLSASTDFLLKLLGIKVSDEPAVTEEEIKVLIRQGADLGLFEESEHEMVERVFRLGDRSVKSLMTPRKEIVWLDIESPLAENLQEVIDSGYSRFPVGRGSLDQYMGVVRGNSLLAACLSNQEVDLESFLQQPLYIAENTRALNVLEQFKQTGIHTALVIDEYGGIEGLVTLDDVVEAILGELPSAEDLEAPMAVQREDGSWLLDGLLAIDDFKELFSDLPLPEISSQQYHTLGGFMMYSLKRIPQASEYFEWGRLRLEVVDMDGTRVDKVLVTVLDNAPEDEPINEE, from the coding sequence ATGTCTGCGATCGCCACCGAAATTATTTTTATTCTTCTGCTGATTATCGCCAATGGGATCTTTTCTGGTTCAGAGATGGCTATCGTCTCCTCTCGTAAAGTCCGTTTAGAACAACTGGCTAGTCGAGGCAATCGTCAGGCAAGAACGGTACTAAATCTCATCAATGCCCCGAATAACTTCCTCTCTACCGTACAAATTGGGATTACCCTGATTGGGATTCTCAGTGGTGCAATAGCCGGAGCAACCCTAGCTGAACGATTAACGGCGATCTTCCAAAGGATTCCTCTATTAAAAGCTTACAGTCAAGGTATTAGTGTCGGTATTGTCGTCGGGGTGATTACCTTTCTTTCCTTAGTGATGGGCGAATTAGTCCCCAAACGCATCGCCCTCAATGCACCTGAAAAAATTGCTTGTGCAGTGGCACAACCGATGAAACTGCTCTCGCGTTTTGCAGCCCCTATCGTCAATTTATTGAGTGCCTCGACGGATTTTTTACTAAAATTATTGGGGATTAAAGTTTCCGATGAACCAGCCGTAACAGAAGAGGAAATTAAGGTACTCATTCGTCAAGGGGCTGATTTGGGGTTATTTGAGGAGTCTGAACACGAAATGGTAGAACGGGTATTTCGTCTAGGCGATCGCTCCGTTAAATCCCTGATGACCCCCCGTAAAGAGATAGTTTGGCTCGATATCGAGTCACCCTTAGCGGAGAATTTGCAAGAGGTTATCGATAGTGGCTATTCACGTTTTCCTGTGGGACGGGGGAGTTTAGATCAATACATGGGGGTAGTTCGAGGAAACAGTCTGTTAGCTGCTTGTCTGTCGAACCAGGAGGTTGATCTCGAATCTTTTCTACAACAACCCCTCTATATTGCTGAAAATACTCGCGCATTAAACGTCCTAGAACAGTTTAAGCAAACAGGCATCCATACAGCCCTGGTAATCGATGAATACGGCGGAATTGAGGGCTTAGTGACCCTTGATGATGTGGTAGAGGCGATTTTAGGTGAATTACCCTCGGCCGAGGATCTTGAGGCTCCCATGGCGGTTCAACGGGAAGATGGTTCCTGGTTGTTGGATGGGTTACTGGCGATCGATGATTTTAAAGAGCTTTTCTCAGATCTGCCACTTCCGGAAATTTCCTCTCAACAGTACCATACCCTCGGCGGTTTCATGATGTATTCTCTCAAGCGCATCCCCCAAGCAAGTGAGTATTTTGAGTGGGGAAGGTTACGCTTGGAAGTGGTAGATATGGATGGAACACGAGTCGATAAGGTATTAGTGACGGTTCTCGACAATGCTCCCGAAGATGAACCGATTAACGAGGAGTAG
- a CDS encoding CAAD domain-containing protein, which yields MESEARQKTTPKDLSTEVPGMMTKPSSMGDASWQEWVEPVIDILSNASNYIGEWFSTYKQLLTTLGIIVFGIISVKIIIAILGAISDIPLLAPILQLVGLGYTAWFVWRYLWKASNREELFAEFDAIKNQMFGDNA from the coding sequence ATGGAATCCGAAGCTCGACAAAAAACGACCCCTAAAGATTTGAGTACCGAAGTCCCTGGAATGATGACCAAACCCTCTTCTATGGGTGACGCATCCTGGCAAGAGTGGGTTGAACCAGTTATCGACATACTTTCTAATGCTTCCAATTACATTGGAGAATGGTTCAGTACCTACAAACAACTGCTGACGACCCTCGGTATTATCGTTTTTGGAATCATCAGCGTTAAGATCATTATTGCCATTCTTGGCGCAATTAGTGATATTCCCCTGTTAGCTCCTATCTTACAACTGGTAGGCCTCGGCTATACCGCTTGGTTTGTCTGGCGTTATCTCTGGAAAGCTTCTAACCGTGAAGAGTTGTTTGCTGAATTTGATGCCATAAAAAACCAAATGTTTGGTGACAACGCTTAA
- a CDS encoding Mini-ribonuclease 3, translating to MLESVGLDPSKISSIGQVSPAFLAYLGDAVYELYIRTYYLLPPRRLVDYHNQVVSFVRAETQAALLEYLKPYLTDAEREIVRRGRNAATGKPRRLSPEIYQQATSLETLIGYLYLHNQGRLTQLLEKLNLSQLT from the coding sequence ATGCTTGAATCGGTCGGATTAGACCCTAGCAAAATTTCCTCAATTGGGCAGGTATCTCCGGCTTTTTTGGCCTATCTAGGAGATGCTGTCTATGAACTCTATATCCGTACCTATTATCTTTTACCTCCTCGACGCTTGGTTGATTATCATAATCAAGTGGTATCATTTGTACGAGCAGAAACTCAAGCAGCTTTATTAGAATATCTTAAACCTTATTTAACCGATGCTGAACGGGAAATTGTCCGTCGAGGACGTAACGCAGCGACTGGAAAACCTCGACGGTTATCCCCGGAAATTTATCAACAAGCCACCAGTTTAGAAACATTAATCGGCTATCTCTATCTACATAATCAAGGTCGTTTAACACAATTATTAGAAAAGTTAAATTTAAGTCAACTAACCTAG
- a CDS encoding response regulator transcription factor, with the protein MPLLILIADDDPGIRLAVKDYLELSGYSVITAQNGQEALSLLETYRPHLLVSDIKMPQKDGYTLVRHLRQLPEFRLLPVVFLTERGTKEERIQGYEVGCDVYLPKPFEMDELKAVIRNLVEKTQIIQSEWRFSQGESQPKPTLEPSQKEAIAVPSLLNSLHLTSRESQVLNLLARGLSNGEIGQNLHLSSRTVEKYVSSLLRKTETNNRAELVRFALDHHLID; encoded by the coding sequence ATGCCATTATTGATTCTCATTGCTGATGATGATCCAGGGATTCGTTTAGCTGTTAAAGATTACCTGGAATTGTCGGGTTATTCCGTAATAACCGCCCAAAATGGACAAGAAGCCCTATCTTTGCTAGAAACCTATCGTCCGCACCTCTTGGTATCCGATATCAAAATGCCACAAAAAGATGGCTACACTCTAGTGCGTCATCTGCGTCAGCTTCCTGAATTTCGCCTCCTTCCAGTGGTATTCTTGACGGAACGGGGGACTAAAGAAGAACGCATCCAAGGATATGAAGTAGGATGCGATGTCTATCTCCCTAAACCCTTTGAAATGGATGAACTCAAAGCAGTCATCCGTAATTTAGTCGAAAAAACCCAAATCATTCAGTCAGAATGGCGATTTTCTCAAGGGGAAAGTCAACCTAAACCGACATTAGAGCCTTCTCAAAAAGAAGCGATCGCCGTTCCTTCCCTGCTTAATTCTCTACATCTTACCTCACGGGAAAGTCAAGTCCTCAATTTATTAGCTAGAGGGCTGTCTAACGGAGAAATTGGACAAAATCTGCATTTAAGTTCCCGAACCGTGGAAAAATATGTCAGTAGCCTACTGAGGAAAACCGAAACGAACAACCGAGCCGAATTAGTGCGTTTTGCCTTAGATCATCATTTAATAGATTGA
- a CDS encoding Hfq-related RNA-binding protein — MAEFNTGLPSVRLVQQWIKDKKEVDVKLITNDLLVGIILWQDPQCIYLSEVSGQSTLIWRDSLVYLKPKG, encoded by the coding sequence ATGGCTGAATTTAATACAGGGCTACCGAGTGTCCGTCTTGTTCAACAGTGGATCAAAGACAAGAAAGAAGTAGACGTTAAGCTAATCACTAATGACCTCTTAGTGGGAATAATTTTGTGGCAAGATCCCCAATGTATTTACTTAAGTGAGGTTTCTGGACAATCAACCCTAATTTGGCGAGATAGCCTAGTTTACCTTAAGCCAAAAGGATAA
- a CDS encoding acylase codes for MSSVGANQTEILWDTWGVPHLYAQDTKSLFKAFGWAQTKSHGNLILKLYGQARGKAAEYWGINYLESDQYVKTMGIPARAQEWYQQQSPEMREYLDYFATGINDYVAQHPDEIDDSVKLVLPITPTDILAHLQRVIHFHFVTNPQSVSSLQTIAPQGGSNGWVIAPEKSASNHSILLANPHLPWSDFYLWYEAHLNAPGVNSYGAALVGMPVLAIAFNDHLGWTVTLNPIDGADMYQLTLKDQGYLWDGEVKNFETKTETVKIRQANGSYTELQFGVKRSIHGIIIAQEKNKAFALRVVGLDHPHGLKQLWEMAKSTNLEQFEKGLKQLQIPLFNFLYADQKGQIFYLFNGLIPKRPQGNWNDWQKIIPGDTSKTLWTEYHNYETLPRLVNPKTGWLQNTNDPPWTSTYPPILEAKDYPPYLAPPSLSYAPNILRSQRSITLLKDSKKLSFEDVINHKFSSRLLMADRLLEILIPTAKALANPIGIEAVKVLEKWDRQTNIDSRGAVLFTLWALTLESKGIFSRPWNPENPLETPAGLADINTALAVLEGVAAQVELLYGSLDIPWGEVVKMRFGDKSIPASGGPGKLGSFRVLNIQATADEKFQVVFGDSFIAVVEFSDPIRANVLNVYGNSNQPNSPHRGDQLSLYAEGKMRPVWRSKEEVKNHLILEELIR; via the coding sequence ATGTCGAGTGTTGGTGCCAATCAAACCGAAATTTTATGGGATACTTGGGGCGTTCCTCATCTTTATGCTCAGGATACAAAAAGTTTATTTAAAGCCTTTGGATGGGCACAAACTAAGAGTCATGGTAATTTAATTTTAAAACTCTATGGTCAAGCTAGGGGGAAAGCTGCTGAATACTGGGGCATTAATTATTTAGAATCCGATCAATATGTTAAAACAATGGGTATTCCTGCTAGGGCGCAAGAATGGTATCAACAACAAAGTCCCGAAATGCGGGAATATTTAGATTATTTTGCCACAGGAATTAATGATTATGTCGCTCAACATCCCGATGAAATTGACGACTCAGTTAAATTAGTTTTACCGATTACTCCTACTGATATTTTAGCCCATCTACAAAGGGTAATTCACTTCCATTTTGTCACCAATCCTCAATCCGTTTCTTCCTTACAAACTATAGCCCCCCAAGGGGGATCAAACGGGTGGGTCATTGCCCCGGAAAAATCGGCTAGTAATCACTCTATTTTATTAGCCAATCCCCATTTACCTTGGTCAGATTTTTATCTCTGGTATGAAGCCCACTTAAACGCTCCTGGGGTTAATAGTTATGGTGCAGCTTTAGTAGGAATGCCTGTCTTAGCCATTGCTTTTAATGATCACTTAGGTTGGACTGTTACCCTTAATCCAATTGATGGCGCAGATATGTATCAACTAACCCTAAAAGATCAAGGATATCTTTGGGATGGAGAGGTCAAAAACTTTGAAACAAAAACTGAAACGGTCAAAATTCGTCAAGCAAATGGGAGTTATACAGAACTACAATTCGGGGTTAAACGCTCCATTCATGGGATAATTATTGCCCAAGAAAAAAACAAAGCTTTTGCCTTAAGAGTCGTCGGTTTAGATCATCCCCACGGATTAAAACAATTGTGGGAAATGGCAAAATCTACTAACTTAGAACAATTTGAAAAGGGGTTAAAACAGTTACAAATTCCTTTGTTTAATTTTCTTTATGCTGACCAAAAAGGACAGATTTTTTATCTATTTAATGGCTTGATTCCTAAACGCCCTCAAGGAAACTGGAATGACTGGCAAAAAATTATCCCTGGAGATACCTCAAAAACCCTTTGGACTGAGTATCATAACTATGAAACGTTACCTCGTTTAGTTAATCCGAAAACGGGATGGTTACAAAATACCAATGATCCCCCCTGGACGAGTACTTATCCCCCCATTCTAGAAGCCAAAGATTATCCCCCTTATCTCGCCCCACCCTCCTTAAGCTATGCACCCAATATTTTGCGATCGCAGCGTTCTATTACCCTCCTAAAAGATTCAAAAAAACTCAGTTTTGAAGACGTAATTAATCATAAATTCTCGTCTAGATTATTAATGGCTGATCGTCTTTTAGAGATTCTTATTCCCACAGCCAAAGCATTAGCTAACCCTATTGGCATAGAAGCAGTTAAAGTCCTAGAAAAATGGGATCGACAAACCAATATAGACAGTCGTGGAGCAGTACTTTTTACTCTTTGGGCGTTAACCTTAGAATCAAAGGGCATTTTTTCCCGTCCTTGGAACCCCGAAAACCCCTTAGAAACCCCCGCCGGGTTAGCCGATATTAATACAGCTTTAGCGGTTTTAGAAGGGGTAGCAGCGCAAGTTGAACTACTTTATGGTTCGTTAGATATCCCTTGGGGAGAAGTGGTTAAAATGCGCTTTGGGGATAAGAGTATTCCAGCGAGTGGGGGACCTGGAAAATTAGGAAGTTTTCGCGTTTTAAATATTCAAGCAACGGCAGATGAAAAGTTTCAAGTTGTCTTTGGAGATAGTTTTATTGCTGTTGTCGAATTTTCTGATCCAATTCGGGCTAACGTATTAAATGTGTATGGTAATTCTAATCAGCCTAATTCACCCCATCGGGGCGATCAATTATCCTTATATGCTGAGGGAAAAATGCGTCCAGTTTGGCGAAGTAAAGAAGAGGTTAAGAATCATTTAATTTTGGAGGAATTGATTAGATAA
- a CDS encoding trans-splicing intein-formed DNA polymerase III subunit alpha N-terminal partner DnaE-N, whose product MSFVGLHIHSDYSLLDGASQLNALVDRAVELEMPAIALTDHGVMYGAIELMKVCRNKGIKPIIGNEMYVINEDIEVNKRHRKYHQVVLAKNTQGYKNLVKLTTISHLKGIQGKGIFARPCINKELLTQYHEGLIVTSACLGGEVPQSILAGDTKQAKTVAKWYQKLFKDDYYLEIQDHGSQEDRIVNRELVKIARDLGIKIIATNDSHFISCYDVEAHDALLCIQTGKLITEDKRLRYSGTEYLKSAEEMALLFRDHLPDDVIEEAINNTLEVADKIEPYKNIFGEPRIPNYPVPSGHTPDSYVEEIAWEGLLERLKCRSRGEISDVYKERLEYELKMLQRMGFSTYFLVVWDYIKYARDNGIPVGPGRGSAAGSLVAYCLKITNIDPVHHGLLFERFLNPERKSMPDVDTDFCIERRDEMIKYVTEKYGEANVAQIITFNRMTSKAVLKDVARVLDIPYSESDKMAKMIPVSRGKPTKLKVMISDETPCPEFKERYDNDPQVRRWLDMAIRIEGTNKTFGVHAAGVVISSEPLDEIVPLQKNNEGSVITQYFMEDLESLGLLKMDFLGLRNLTTIQKTAELIKQNRKVELDLDQLPLEERKALQIIAKGTAKKLPEDIQKTHKLLERGDLEGIFQLESSGMKQIVKDLKPSGIEDISSILALYRPGPLDAGLIPKFINRKHGQEPIKYEHRLLEPILKETYAVLVYQEQIMKMAQDLAGYSLGEADLLRRAMGKKKISEMEKHREKFIEGAAKNGVIKEIAENLFTQMVQFAEYCLSYDTEILTVEYGAIPIGKVVEENIDCTVYTVDKNGFVYTQNIAQWHLRGQQEVFEYYLDDGSILRATKDHQFMTLEGEMLPIHEIFERGLELKKIKI is encoded by the coding sequence ATGTCTTTTGTTGGCTTACATATCCACAGTGATTATAGTTTACTCGATGGAGCATCTCAATTAAATGCTTTAGTTGATCGCGCGGTAGAATTAGAAATGCCAGCGATCGCTTTAACGGATCATGGGGTGATGTATGGGGCGATCGAATTAATGAAGGTTTGCCGTAATAAAGGAATTAAACCTATTATTGGCAATGAAATGTATGTGATTAATGAAGATATTGAGGTCAATAAACGGCATCGAAAATATCATCAAGTTGTTTTAGCAAAAAATACCCAAGGCTATAAAAATCTAGTTAAACTAACAACTATTTCCCATCTTAAAGGGATTCAAGGAAAGGGGATTTTTGCCCGTCCTTGTATTAATAAAGAATTACTGACCCAATACCATGAAGGCTTGATTGTTACCAGTGCTTGTTTAGGGGGAGAAGTGCCCCAATCGATTTTAGCAGGGGATACTAAACAAGCGAAAACCGTGGCAAAATGGTATCAAAAACTCTTCAAGGATGACTATTATTTAGAAATTCAAGATCATGGATCACAAGAAGATCGAATTGTCAATAGAGAATTAGTAAAAATTGCCCGTGATTTAGGCATAAAAATTATTGCAACCAATGACTCTCATTTTATTTCCTGTTATGATGTAGAAGCCCATGATGCCCTACTTTGTATTCAAACCGGTAAACTAATTACTGAAGATAAACGGCTCAGATATAGTGGGACTGAATATCTCAAATCCGCCGAAGAAATGGCGTTATTATTTCGCGATCATCTCCCTGATGATGTTATTGAAGAAGCGATTAACAATACCCTCGAAGTTGCAGATAAAATTGAGCCTTACAAGAACATTTTTGGAGAGCCTCGCATTCCTAATTATCCCGTTCCTTCGGGACATACTCCCGATAGTTATGTTGAAGAAATTGCTTGGGAAGGGTTGCTTGAAAGGCTAAAATGTCGCTCCCGTGGGGAAATTTCAGACGTTTATAAAGAACGGCTAGAATATGAATTAAAAATGCTCCAAAGGATGGGCTTTTCTACTTATTTTTTAGTCGTTTGGGATTATATTAAATATGCGAGGGATAATGGTATTCCCGTAGGACCCGGACGCGGTTCTGCTGCGGGTTCTTTAGTTGCCTATTGTTTAAAAATAACCAATATTGATCCCGTGCATCACGGACTTTTATTTGAAAGATTTTTGAATCCTGAACGTAAATCTATGCCTGATGTTGATACAGATTTTTGTATTGAAAGACGGGATGAAATGATTAAGTATGTCACAGAAAAATACGGAGAAGCGAATGTCGCTCAAATTATTACCTTTAACCGCATGACTTCCAAAGCAGTCTTAAAAGATGTGGCTAGGGTATTAGATATTCCCTATTCAGAGTCAGATAAAATGGCAAAAATGATTCCTGTTTCACGGGGCAAACCAACTAAATTAAAAGTCATGATTTCTGATGAAACTCCCTGTCCTGAATTTAAGGAAAGATACGATAATGATCCTCAAGTTCGTCGCTGGTTAGATATGGCAATTCGTATTGAAGGGACTAACAAAACCTTCGGGGTTCATGCAGCAGGAGTCGTTATTTCTTCTGAACCACTAGATGAAATTGTCCCGCTACAAAAAAATAATGAAGGTTCTGTTATTACTCAATATTTCATGGAAGATTTAGAGTCCCTTGGACTGCTAAAAATGGACTTTTTGGGTTTAAGAAATTTAACGACTATTCAAAAAACAGCAGAGTTAATTAAACAAAATAGAAAGGTTGAATTAGACTTAGATCAATTACCCTTAGAAGAAAGAAAGGCCTTACAAATCATTGCGAAAGGAACAGCCAAAAAGCTACCTGAAGATATACAAAAAACCCATAAATTACTTGAAAGAGGTGATTTAGAAGGGATTTTTCAGCTAGAATCATCGGGAATGAAACAGATAGTTAAAGATCTAAAACCATCAGGAATTGAAGATATTTCTTCTATCTTAGCACTCTATCGTCCAGGTCCTTTAGATGCGGGACTCATTCCTAAATTTATTAACCGTAAACATGGACAAGAACCGATTAAATATGAACATCGTTTATTAGAACCCATTTTAAAAGAAACCTACGCTGTTTTGGTGTATCAAGAACAAATCATGAAAATGGCACAAGATTTAGCAGGGTATTCTTTAGGAGAAGCGGACTTATTACGTCGCGCAATGGGTAAGAAAAAAATCTCCGAAATGGAAAAGCATCGGGAAAAATTTATTGAAGGTGCAGCGAAAAATGGAGTGATCAAAGAAATTGCTGAAAATTTGTTTACCCAAATGGTTCAATTTGCTGAGTATTGTTTGAGTTACGATACAGAAATTTTAACTGTTGAATATGGAGCAATTCCTATCGGTAAAGTCGTCGAAGAAAATATTGATTGTACAGTGTATACGGTGGATAAAAATGGCTTTGTTTATACACAAAATATTGCTCAATGGCATTTAAGAGGTCAACAAGAAGTGTTTGAATATTATTTAGATGACGGGTCAATTCTTCGAGCAACGAAAGATCATCAATTTATGACTCTAGAAGGAGAAATGCTACCCATTCATGAGATTTTTGAAAGAGGGTTAGAACTGAAAAAAATTAAAATCTAA
- a CDS encoding DUF2235 domain-containing protein: MKRLVVCCDGTWQDLESSYPSNVVKLTEAIKPIASDGTPQIVFYDAGIGTESQKISGGAAGVGIDRNIQDGYRFLCLNYVEGDEIYLFGFSRGAYTVRSLAGMIHCSGLLKRSYITDAAEAYELYRNRDIKPSDPEAVKYRKVHGDRVPITLVGCFDTVGALGLPVVPLFRMFKPWVHRRYQFYDTTLNPDVQNALHAVAIDEIREVFDVTPMTPNPKAENQRLIQKWFPGDHGCVGGGTEAYRGLSDAALTWMIDSIGDLGLGLDFDLSAIRTGIKLDCECNFSNKPGFYRLAGIKLREVGEALEDLHDTTIERLKNRPDYRPPNLEKVIPKIVQK, translated from the coding sequence ATGAAACGCCTAGTTGTTTGCTGTGACGGCACTTGGCAAGACCTCGAAAGTTCCTATCCTAGCAATGTGGTAAAATTAACTGAAGCGATCAAACCGATTGCTAGTGATGGAACACCACAAATTGTCTTTTACGATGCGGGTATTGGAACAGAAAGTCAAAAGATTTCAGGAGGGGCTGCCGGAGTAGGCATCGACAGAAATATTCAAGATGGCTATCGTTTCCTATGTCTGAACTACGTTGAAGGCGATGAAATCTATCTGTTTGGCTTTAGTCGTGGTGCCTATACCGTTAGGAGTTTAGCGGGAATGATCCACTGTTCAGGACTGCTCAAACGTTCCTACATAACCGATGCAGCAGAAGCCTACGAACTGTACCGAAACCGAGATATTAAACCCTCCGATCCCGAAGCGGTTAAGTACCGTAAAGTTCACGGTGATCGCGTCCCGATTACCCTGGTGGGGTGTTTTGATACGGTTGGAGCTTTAGGCCTCCCAGTCGTGCCACTGTTTCGGATGTTTAAGCCTTGGGTACACCGTCGCTATCAATTCTATGATACCACATTAAATCCAGATGTGCAGAATGCCCTGCACGCTGTGGCGATCGATGAGATTCGCGAAGTGTTTGATGTCACCCCCATGACTCCAAACCCCAAAGCTGAGAATCAACGGTTAATTCAAAAGTGGTTTCCAGGGGATCATGGGTGCGTTGGGGGAGGAACAGAAGCCTATCGCGGGCTGTCGGACGCGGCTTTAACATGGATGATTGATTCGATTGGTGACTTAGGATTAGGACTAGACTTTGATCTTAGTGCCATTCGCACGGGAATTAAGCTCGATTGTGAGTGTAACTTTAGCAATAAACCAGGGTTCTATCGATTAGCCGGAATCAAACTGCGTGAAGTAGGAGAAGCCCTTGAAGATCTTCATGACACAACCATTGAACGGTTGAAAAATCGTCCCGACTATCGACCCCCCAATCTAGAGAAAGTCATCCCCAAAATCGTGCAAAAGTAA
- a CDS encoding 6-pyruvoyl trahydropterin synthase family protein has product MQCVINRRAQFSASHRYWLSELDEQENRLKFGDCTRFPGHGHNYVLYVSLLGEIDSYGMVENLSTVKRVIKEEITSQLDYCYLNDVWEEFQDSLPTTENLARVIWQRLAPHLPLVNIQLFEHPQLWADYQGNAMKATLTIQTHFSAAHRLALPELTLEQNSEIYGKCARIHGHGHNYHLEVSVTGEIDPRTGMLVDLGILQQVVKDYVVEPFDHTFLNKDIPYFAQVVPTAENIALYIAQLLQTPIQQLGAELDKVKLIESPNNSCEIYCRHLPQPPESLASRQPILVGTR; this is encoded by the coding sequence ATGCAATGTGTTATCAACCGTCGTGCTCAGTTTTCCGCCAGTCATCGATATTGGTTAAGCGAATTAGATGAGCAGGAAAATCGGCTAAAATTTGGAGATTGTACGCGGTTTCCTGGCCATGGTCACAACTACGTCCTGTACGTTTCCTTACTGGGGGAAATTGACTCCTATGGGATGGTAGAAAACCTTTCCACTGTCAAACGAGTCATTAAAGAAGAAATCACCAGTCAACTCGATTATTGCTATCTCAACGACGTTTGGGAAGAATTTCAAGATAGCTTACCCACCACCGAAAACCTAGCTAGGGTTATTTGGCAACGCTTAGCTCCCCATTTACCCCTCGTTAATATCCAACTATTTGAACACCCCCAATTGTGGGCAGACTATCAAGGAAATGCCATGAAAGCTACTTTAACCATTCAAACCCATTTTAGTGCCGCCCATCGTTTAGCCCTTCCGGAATTAACCTTAGAACAAAACAGCGAAATCTACGGTAAATGCGCTCGTATTCATGGTCACGGCCATAATTATCACCTCGAAGTTTCCGTCACCGGAGAAATTGACCCTCGTACCGGAATGTTAGTCGATTTAGGGATATTGCAGCAAGTAGTTAAGGATTATGTAGTAGAACCCTTTGATCATACCTTCCTAAATAAAGATATCCCCTATTTTGCCCAAGTCGTTCCCACGGCAGAAAATATCGCCCTCTATATCGCTCAATTACTGCAAACCCCCATTCAGCAACTCGGAGCAGAACTCGATAAAGTTAAATTAATCGAAAGTCCTAATAATTCCTGTGAAATTTATTGTCGTCATCTGCCACAACCTCCAGAAAGTTTAGCCTCCCGTCAACCTATCCTAGTAGGAACCCGTTAA
- a CDS encoding STAS domain-containing protein, whose product MTVSLRGTREVKENYQIFRLTGLLDAFSEPTLRKVIGEHIDEGPADVILVLSQIDFIDSSGLGALVQLVKKAQGCGGSLQIVTNPRVTQTVKLVRLEKFLSLQDTLEAAEESLKKPKK is encoded by the coding sequence CTGACCGTGAGTTTACGGGGAACTCGTGAAGTCAAGGAAAATTACCAAATCTTTCGACTTACTGGCCTCTTAGACGCTTTTTCTGAGCCAACCTTACGCAAGGTAATCGGTGAGCACATCGATGAAGGTCCAGCCGATGTCATTTTAGTCCTGTCTCAAATTGATTTTATCGATAGTTCTGGACTAGGGGCTTTAGTCCAATTAGTGAAAAAAGCCCAAGGTTGCGGCGGTAGCTTACAAATCGTTACTAACCCCAGAGTAACCCAAACCGTTAAGTTAGTTCGTCTAGAAAAGTTCTTGTCTCTCCAAGATACTTTAGAAGCCGCAGAAGAATCTCTGAAAAAGCCCAAAAAATAG